The following coding sequences lie in one Fusarium poae strain DAOMC 252244 chromosome 1, whole genome shotgun sequence genomic window:
- the GPI11 gene encoding Glycosylphosphatidylinositol (GPI) anchor assembly protein (TransMembrane:6 (i39-57o77-96i117-143o149-170i191-211o223-245i)~BUSCO:57716at5125), producing MPLVDPVTMSTTLIKSGPAQQQPALKVAVPAIPLVNSPLALPVSIAHSVLLAGLFYWRFDALVADPVTTLQTGLPVVAAIQAVYLMLSLPPAGSSLTSKKPRPGEKKKSDGREAKSFPTAVISLLLALILTPALHILLVLFGAPFLTHVPHTFLCCAHIAVLAIYPVFYVRGSDPVPLQAVVGVSAPFDQTFGGFLGTVVGAWLGAVPIPLDWDREWQKWPVTIVVGAYLGYIVGSQLLGTVFYGRRWAVTPELKEE from the exons ATGCCTCTTGTCGATCCTGTCACCATGTCCACGACTCTCATCAAGAGCGGGCCCGCCCAACAGCAGCCTGCGCTCAAGGTCGCTGTTCCCGCGATTCCTCTCGTCAACTCTCCTCTCGCTCTGCCAGTATCAATTGCCCACTCGGTACTCCTAGCTGGCCTGTTCTATTGGCGGTTCGACGCCCTGGTGGCCGATCCTGTCACGACCCTTCAGACTGGTCTTCCCGTAGTTGCTGCTATTCAGGCAGTCTACTTGATGCTGAGTCTTCCCCCAGCGGGATCTTCCTTGACATCCAAGAAGCCGCGTCCcggtgagaagaagaagtcggATGGGAGGGAAGCAAAGTCTTTCCCT ACCGCCGTTATCTCTTTGCTCCTGGCACTCATTCTGACGCCTGCTCTCCATATTCTACTTGTCCTTTTCGGCGCGCCGTTCCTTACTCACGTTCCACACACATTCTTGTGCTGCGCTCACATTGCCGTCCTCGCGATATATCCAGTCTTCTACGTTCGCGGTTCCGATCCCGTTCCCCTGCAGGCTGTTGTTGGTGTGTCTGCTCCTTTCGATCAGACATTTGGCGGCTTTCTCGGAACAGTGGTTGGAGCGTGGCTGGGAGCCGTCCCTATCCCTCTAGACTGGGATCGTGAGTGGCAGAAGTGGCCCGTTACAATTGTTGTTGGAGCCTACCTTGGATACATTGTTGGCTCTCAGCTTTTGGGCACTGTCTTTTATGGACGGCGCTGGGCCGTTACTCCTGAGCTCAAGGAGGAATAA
- a CDS encoding hypothetical protein (BUSCO:36663at5125), protein MLIGVCGSICSGKKTVAQYLVEHHGFKHLYLQPSSQTAPPNPSLDPESASHKGHGTESPSQSQSNDSEASKGALTSTVLTTNDGHNTYSEITLSLRAGPQHVFSTPEELLDFVTKQWRSRYVTTDIPTEAVLDVFLRRPFFLLLSVDAPLTVRWRRFQERARQRHAGEPDMSLEDFVAESDTHLYDAQKGLSPLISRAVVRLLNTSSSLAHLYATLGKLDIPNPDRLRPCWDTYFMELASLAAQRSNCMKRRVGCVLVGKERRVISTGYNGTPRGLQNCADGGCPRCNDGNSSGVGLSTCLCIHAEENALLEAGRERIREGSVLYCDTCPCLTCSIKICQVGISEVVYAHTYSMDTATARVFREAGVKLRQFIPPPNGLIHLEKMELY, encoded by the exons ATGCTCATCGGTGTCTGTGGAA GTATCTGCTCCGGCAAAAAGACGGTGGCTCAATATCTGGTTGAGCACCATGGCTTCAAACACCTCTATCTTCAGCCATCATCGCAGACAGCGCCTCCCAATCCCTCGCTTGACCCAGAATCAGCTTCTCATAAGGGTCATGGCACTGAATCTCCGTCGCAGTCCCAATCAAACGACTCAGAAGCCTCTAAAGGCGCTCTAACTTCCACTGTGCTCACCACCAATGATGGCCACAATACATACTCTGAAATCACACTGAGCCTCCGGGCTGGTCCGCAGCATGTCTTCTCCACGCCCGAGGAACTTCTCGACTTTGTTACCAAGCAATGGCGCAGCCGCTATGTCACCACCGACATCCCCACCGAGGCTGTTCTGGATGTTTTCCTCCGACGtcccttcttccttctcctctcTGTTGACGCACCATTGACGGTCCGCTGGCGCCGGTTTCAAGAGCGCGCGAGACAGAGGCATGCGGGAGAGCCTGACATGAGCCTGGAAGACTTTGTCGCAGAGAGTGATACCCACTTGTACGACGCTCAGAAGGGCTTGTCTCCCCTTATCTCGCGTGCCGTCGTGAGACTTCTCAACACCTCGTCATCCTTAGCGCACCTCTACGCGACCCTTGGAAAGCTAGATATCCCGAACCCTGATCGTCTACGTCCATGCTGGGATACCTACTTTATGGAATTGGCGTCCCTGGCTGCTCAGCGCTCTAACTGCATGAAGCGTAGAGTTGGATGTGTGCTCGTAGGAAAAGAGCGCAGGGTCATCAGCACTGGTTATAACGGGACTCCGAGGGGACTGCAGAACTGTGCTGACGGAGGCTGCCCACGATGCAACGATGGCAACAGCTCAGGAGTGGGCTTGTCGACTTGTCTATGCATTCATGCCGAAGAAAATGCCCTTTTGGAAGCCGGCCGGGAGAGGATACGGGAGGGTTCGGTTCTTTACTGCGACACGTGTCCCTGCCTCACATGCAGTATCAAGATTTGTCAAGTGGGCATCAGTGAGGTTGTCTATGCCCACACATACAGCATGGACACTGCTACAGCTCGGGTGTTCAGGGAGGCGGGCGTGAAGCTGAGACAGTTCATACCA CCACCAAATGGCCTCATTCATCTTGAGAAGATGGAACTTTACTAG
- the ATG7 gene encoding Autophagy protein 7 (BUSCO:9556at5125) gives MAKPLQFAPFISEIELPFYSALFASKLDHDKLDDSARSVLGLYEPRYEEPESSCRLQILGNALTSSKTNEPSSPLAAMRAEGIIRNVNTLEDFKNTDKPAMLRTAGRQVWDAIKDGSIYSVPSLLSSFIILSYADLKKYKFTYWFAFPALHSDPAWKRSGPIERLTSQETTALVDRVGTWRYSVDARERGFFLAKKVPGRRETDDPDTPQELPFYWEVGSLRDFETGFFDQVPEEDRYVAFTDPSTYPEAPGWPLRNFLILIRHRFRLTKTKVICYRDTWAKRHEAKSLILPIEMDPVENLDITEMPKVTGWARSSNGKLQAQQVNLGEYMDPARLADSSVDLNLKLMKWRIAPNLNLETIKNTKCLLLGAGTLGSYVSRNLMGWGVRKITFVDYGRVSFSNPVRQPLFNFNDCLEGGKPKALRAAEALKEIYPGVDSEGHALSVPMLGHPFTDEGKTREDYQKLEKLINEHDAIFLLMDSRESRWLPTVMGKAAGKIVMNAALGFDSYVVMRHGTESSPEGQTPLGCYFCNDVVAPADSQKDQTLDQQCTVTRPGVAPIASALLVELLTSLLQHPLGKDAPAPQPTSGVVPERDPPDHALGLVPHQIRGYTSTFQQIVIRGQSYDCCSACSPKILNAYRHDGWGFVKRALQEKEYVAELSGLAEVQRKAEEMAAHVDWEEDDDLVDDGEGELI, from the exons ATGGCGAAGCCCTTGCAGTTTGCTCCGTTCATTTCGGAGATCGAGTTGCCTTTTTATTCCGCGCTTTTCGCGTCAAAGCTTGACCATGACAAGCTCGACGACTCGGCGCGAAGTGTCCTTGGTCTCTATGAACCGCGTTACGAAGAGCCCGAGTCTAGTTGCCGTTTACAAATACTAGGAAATGCTCTCACGAGTAGCAA AACTAATGAGCCCAGTTCACCCCTTGCGGCAATGCGAGCCGAGGGCATCATCAGAAATGTGAACACGCTCGAGGACTTCAAAAATACAGATAAGCCCGCCATGCTGAGGACTGCTGGTCGACAG GTATGGGATGCGATCAAAGATGGTAGTATCTACTCTGTTCCATCCCTACTTTCCTCCTTCATTATACTCTCATATGCCGACCTCAAAAAGTACAAGTTCACATACTGGTTTGCGTTTCCAGCCCTGCATTCCGACCCTGCATGGAAACGGTCAGGCCCAATCGAACGCTTAACCTCACAGGAAACCACAGCTCTAGTCGACAGAGTTGGGACTTGGAGATACAGTGTCGATGCTCGTGAGCGTGGCTTCTTTCTGGCAAAGAAGGTCCCCGGGAGACGAGAGACCGATGATCCCGACACTCCCCAGGAGCTTCCTTTCTATTGGGAAGTTGGCTCACTGCGTGATTTTGAGACTGGTTTCTTTGACCAGGTGCCGGAAGAAGACCGCTATGTGGCATTCACCGACCCTTCGACATATCCAGAGGCGCCTGGATGGCCTTTACGAAACTTTTTGATTCTCATCCGACATCGCttccgcctgaccaagaccAAAGTTATCTGTTACCGTGATACCTGGGCAAAGAGACACGAGGCGAAGAGCTTGATTCTCCCGATCGAGATGGACCCTGTCGAGAACTTAGATATTACCGAAATGCCCAAAGTTACTGGCTGGGCGCGGTCAAGTAATGGCAAGCTCCAGGCGCAGCAAGTGAACTTGGGAGAGTACATGGATCCAGCACGACTGGCCGACAGTTCAGTTGATCTGAATTTGAAGCTCATGAAATGGAGGATCGCTCCTAACCTGAACCTAGAAACCATCAAGAATACAAAGTGCCTGCTCCTGGGCGCCGGCACCTTAGGAAGTTACGTATCGAGGAATCTAATGGGCTGGGGCGTTCGGAAGATCACGTTTGTGGATTATGGCCGAGTGTCATTCTCCAATCCTGTGCGCCAGCCGTTGTTTAACTTTAACGATTGTCTTGAAGGAGGAAAACCCAAAGCACTTCGAGCGGCTGAGGCGCTGAAGGAAATCTATCCTGGCGTCGACAGTGAGGGACACGCGCTATCCGTTCCCATGCTCGGACATCCCTTCACAGACGAAGGCAAGACAAGAGAAGACTACCAGAAGCTAGAGAAGCTTATCAATGAGCACGATGCCATATTCCTACTTATGGATTCTAGAGAATCACGATGGCTGCCGACTGTTATGGGCAAGGCCGCAGGCAAGATTGTCATGAATGCTGCGCTAGGATTCGATTCATACGTTGTTATGCGACACGGTACCGAGAGCAGTCCTGAAGGACAGACACCTCTGGGTTGCTATTTCTGCAATGATGTTGTTGCGCCAGCAGAC TCACAAAAGGATCAGACTCTTGACCAACAATGTACCGTTACCCGTCCTGGAGTTGCACCTATTGCCTCTGCACTTTTGGTAGAACTTTTGACAAGCTTGTTACAACACCCCCTAGGTAAAGACGCGCCTGCTCCACAGCCAACTTCAGGAGTGGTTCCAGAAAGAGACCCCCCCGATCATGCATTAGGACTGGTTCCCCATCAGATCAGAGGCTATACTTCGACGTTTCAGCAAATTGTCATTCGTGGCCAGTCTTACGACTGTTGTAGCGCGTGCAGCCCCAAGATCCTCAATGCCTATCGCCATGACGGCTGGGGGTTTGTGAAGAGGGCATTGCAAGAGAAGGAATATGTGGCAGAGCTCTCGGGATTGGCAGAAGTCCAGCGAAAAGCAGAGGAAATGGCAGCTCATGTTGATTGGGAAGAGGACGATGACCTTGTTGACGACGGTGAAGGAGAACTTATTTAG
- a CDS encoding hypothetical protein (SECRETED:SignalP(1-20)~TransMembrane:1 (n5-15c20/21o219-240i)) has translation MVKKLLIAATMASMIPSANAFDPAKDRWLCQQDDSICITSFVWCSTIDEDTAKGCSYPENTWPESPNNFGKNPALVLWDQEYTISWKGTDDNYTTLIEWHFVRDTDRPSNSSNLTWSKKLKNKEKSYTFKFSDLASDFPSKDHDDIDAEQVKAAASNLMNVWAVSQPDRPYDNDARVHGNPWMDKSQHFIVMDDHVVPYLETQRTIYKQHEDVKWHNGVVLGVGVGVPFLLAAAFVLGRFTGRKRVKKRPGYKSVESYHSGYNSAYLGGQ, from the exons ATGGTCAAAAAACTTTTGATCGCTGCCACTATGGCATCGATGATTCCCTCGGCCAATGCCTTCGATCCTGCTAAAGACCGGTGGCTTTGTCAACAAGACGATTCTATCTGCATCACCTCGTTTGTATGGTGCTCGACCATTGATGAAGATACAGCAAAAGGCTGCTCATATCCTGAGAATACCTGGCCAGAGTCTCCCAACAACTTTGGGAAGAACCCAGCACTGGTTCTGTGGGATCAAGAATATACGATTAGCTGGAAGGGGACAGATGACAACTATACCACTCTCATCGAGTGGCACTTTGTGAGAGACACGGATCGGCCAAGCAACTCGAGTAATTTGACATGGAGTAAAA AGCtcaaaaacaaagaaaagtcATACACTTTCAAGTTTAGCGACTTAGCCAGCGACTTTCCCAGTAAGGACCACGACGATATTGACGCAGAACAAGTCAAAGCCGCAGCCAGTAACCTTATGAACGTCTGGGCCGTCTCACAACCCGATAGGCCTTATGATAACGATGCTCGAGTTCACGGCAACCCCTGGATGGACAAGTCTCAGCATTTCATAGTTATGGACGATCACGTGGTACCATATCTCGAAACGCAACGCACGATATATAAGCAACATGAGGACGTCAAATGGCATAATGGCGTCGTCCTTGGGGTTGGCGTTGGTGTACCATTTCTTCTTGCTGCTGCCTTTGTCTTGGGCAGATTTACGGGTCGGAAGAGGGTCAAGAAGAGACCGGGCTACAAGTCTGTTGAATCGTATCATTCGGGGTATAACTCGGCGTATCTTGGTGGTCAATGA
- a CDS encoding hypothetical protein (TransMembrane:1 (i61-82o)), which translates to MSPIVVRSAARAVQTRQFSLLTAMRNAGRAMESHPFERLPLTQKPASPDYAKMFKRVGSQALFFFPGFAVILGWPLAAQYAFDGKL; encoded by the exons ATGTCTCCCATCGTTGTTCGATCCGCCGCCCGCGCTGTTCAAACGCGCCAGTTTTCCCTCCTGACTGCGATGCGAAATGCCGGCCGAGCTATGGAATCTCACCCCTTCGAGCGTCTTCCCCTCACGCAGAAGCCTGCTTCTCCTGATTACGCCAAGATGTTCAAGCGAGTTGGCAGCCAGGCCCTCTT CTTCTTCCCTGGCTTTGCTGTCATCCTTGGCTGGCCTTTGGCTGCCCAGTATGCCTTTGACGGTAAACTGTAA
- a CDS encoding hypothetical protein (TransMembrane:1 (i72-96o)): MPIESRFSVQVPNCSIQQWIFGSSSDPLSDKKAFIDADHPQDRYFTYDQTRLLAKRIAVGLIDNGLKPGDRVLLFAHNSIFFPIIVMGIWMAGGIFTGANPGYVARELAHQLKDSQATFIISAHGALGVALDASSQVGMESSQVFVLDSTWPDNSIEIQPSGGSRHWTELIAAKSRGESFEWTEPEDSQDSICSINYSSGTTGIPKGVEISHYNHVANSRGVTLFHQLHPEFEARRDRAAALCFLPMYHAFSQGYFITSFPYERVPVYIMPSFEFPKILTHIQTFRITKLLAVPPILVLISKHPLARSADLSSIDMIASGAAPLARDTQREIAGMIPLGEAVVRQGWGMTEATCTALSWDPNKAPSSAAGELTPDSQARLVDIETGDEINTANTPGELWITGPTVTRGYWRNPTATQEAFVVDSDGTQWLRTGDVAYVEEYAKGTLFHIVDRVKELIKVKGMQVAPAELESLLLEREDVADAAVVGVVINGEELPRAYIVKTPLGKNTSKQDIADWLASRVVKYKRLLGGVVFVDSIPKVPSGKILRKVLRERAKREVSNGLELRAKL, from the exons ATGCCAATTGAATCGCGATTCTCAGTTCAAGTTCCCAACTGCTCAATACAACAATGGATCTTTGGCTCATCTTCAGATCCATTGTCGGACAAGAAAGCCTTCATCGATGCTGATCATCCTCAAGACCGTTACTTCACTTACGACCAAACTCGGTTGCTTGCGAAGCGTATTGCTGTTGGTCTAATTGATAATGGCCTGAAACCAGGGGACCGTGTGCTTCTCTTTGCTCACAACAGTATCTTCTTCCCCATCATTGTAATGGGTATTTGGATGGCTGGAGGCATCTTCACTGGGGCAAATCCTGGTTATGTCGCTCGTGAATTGGCTCATCAACTAAAGGATAGCCAGGCAACATTCATCATTTCTGCCCACGGTGCTTTGGGGGTGGCACTGGACGCATCCTCTCAAGTTGGCATGGAGTCTTCTCAAGTCTTTGTGTTGGATTCGACGTGGCCAGATAATTCTATCGAGATACAACCCTCTGGGGGAAGCAGACACTGGACAGAACTCATCGCAGCCAAGTCAAGGGGTGAGAGTTTCGAATGGACTGAGCCAGAAGATTCCCAGGATTCAATCTGCAGCATCAATTACAGCTCAGGCACT ACTGGAATACCGAAAGGCGTGGAGATCTCTCACTACAACCATGTCGCCAATAGTCGTGGCGTTACACTCttccatcaacttcatccaGAATTCGAGGCTCGACGAGATCGTGCCGCTGCTCTATGTTTCCTCCCGATGTATCATGCCTTTAGTCAAGGCTACTTCATCACCAGTTTCCCTTATGAGCGAGTTCCTGTCTACATCATGCCCTCCTTTGAGTTCCCTAAAATTCTCACTCACATCCAGACATTCCGAATCACAAAACTCTTAGCTGTCCCCCCTATCCTAGTTCTCATCTCAAAACATCCACTTGCACGCAGTGCGGACCTCAGTAGCATCGATATGATTGCATCTGGTGCTGCGCCCTTGGCGAGAGATACACAACGTGAAATAGCGGGTATGATACCCTTGGGTGAAGCCGTCGTTCGGCAGGGCTGGGGTATGACCGAAGCAACTTGTACTGCACTGTCGTGGGACCCTAACAAGGCCCCGAGCTCTGCAGCCGGCGAACTGACGCCGGATTCTCAAGCTAGACTGGTCGATATCGAGACTGGAGACGAAATCAACACTGCCAACACTCCTGGAGAATTATGGATCACGGGGCCCACGGTGACCCGCGGCTACTGGCGCAATCCTACTGCGACACAAGAGGCCTTTGTTGTCGACTCGGATGGTACTCAATGGCTTCGCACTGGAGACGTCGCTTATGTGGAGGAATATGCAAAGGGAACTCTTTTCCATATTGTGGATCGTGTCAAAGAACtgatcaaggtcaagggcaTGCAGGTTGCTCCTGCTGAACTCGAgtcccttcttcttgaaagagaagatgttGCCGATGCCGCTGTTGTAGGGGTCGTTATCAATGGCGAAGAGCTTCCACGCGCCTATATCGTCAAAACGCCGCTTGGAAAGAACACATCGAAACAGGATATTGCAGACTGGTTAGCGAGTCGCGTTGTCAAGTATAAGCGACTTCTGGGCGGTGTGGTCTTTGTTGATTCCATACCCAAAGTTCCT TCAGGCAAGATTCTAAGAAAAGTACTTCGTGAGAGAGCAAAGCGCGAAGTTAGCAACGGCCTTGAGTTGCGCGCCAAGCTATAG
- the PMP3 gene encoding plasma membrane proteolipid Pmp3 (TransMembrane:1 (o32-55i)), which produces MPFTASDICKILLAIILPPVGVFLERGCGADFFINILLTILGYIPGIIHALYIILKY; this is translated from the exons ATGCCTTTCACCGCTAG CGACATTTGCAAGATCCTCCTTGCCATCATCCTTCCTCCCGTTGGTGTCTTCCTCGAGCGTGGTTGCGGTGCCgacttcttcatcaacatccTTCTCACCATTCTGG GTTACATTCCCGGTATCATCCACGCTCTATACATCATCCTGAAGTACTAA
- a CDS encoding hypothetical protein (BUSCO:3429at5125) — MSFSNSSGGTIALPSPTHAHHIDVTSAVRTLRRSISRSPSKFLTRSSPQSLSPESPHQTSPQSPCQSPCRRFGATPQNQHTLPSHTRSAPPNNGILHPAFTPFRPSVRLSLRSAKAGKTSPSRQLTRTRTSPRSPLKRALNTAPDSGNSLPAMPAPSVIDATGQENNALGATSPLTVSPEKRSSLHLEAPGSSPTAFIKSLDGHYEFQMAPNNGSLKRSDATMNLDQPSQESPVAKRRSLHGISVLGQNEDQNVFGSNTTSSQSFFIHEDASTEYEIAGTTGSPFRDPVPSPTPTNSNVPKRSSSLRKSTLQQRYGERGSWGRRSGERQLAQMSAEYSPVRSRPRLSQDQFVPPAVPQESPFASTTPASKPPTFITDIDYESNPPSTTPTSQPPSFAGADMGYEPTPVSTTPISKPPIFAVDKGHQPHPLSKTLTTSSSGNSLTEETPMYAPVARVPAKSHIFSRSLPLNATRPTRPNDMARAMATPSQNHLWVGAFNSTGLISKVNRNPEEDADKKMAPPDTPCKKHSNPFATFPPPAGSAMKKRVNNRNSFGGIPSTPFSNGGVQGTNSNPFSRPGKGMSIFQRSASRGARRGSVLSLDGDENNLFNDTLDFSTPMEGDAPPTPTKNTLTPSLSKVSEHSFESPQDNHSPTANRILHAPTPIFGNPIPREATSSPLDGRRTPQTPRESLLPLDTSRLSISQAGDSFSDNMAPPVTPTAGRDLRSSTSLLVTPVNIRTSNVDLDVSLSSRFEKVEQIGKGEFSLVYRVTQVDQQQMTFDDLIATPSKSPGKGKVFAVKKSKQPFQGPRDRETKLREAEILKALSHSEHVVQYFDNWEHNYHLYIQTEYCEEGTLDKFLGNVGRGGRLDDFRIFKILQDLCLGLKDIHDAGFMHLDLKPANILVTFEGVLKIADFGLAQSCSSAEGVDVEGDREYMAPEMLKGKSCQSADVFSLGLIILETAANVVLPDNGPTWIALRSGDLSEVPSLTWNPSIEVQRDATGNPTEGMVSDGFASDKTHDPSNLFGSYKRSELQQPPDFMVNPMHVSSLDSIVRWMTAQEPSERPTVHQVLQLEGMQWISHQRAAPATVYEGNWGPADMFPISEISIAEGGDSDTEMTDV, encoded by the exons ATGTCCTTCTCGAACAGCAGTGGTGGCACAATCGCCCTACCATCGCCAACACACGCTCACCACATCGACGTCACATCAGCAGTTCGCACATTACGACGATCTATTTCGCGATCACCTTCAAAGTTCTTGACGCGCTCCAGTCCGCAATCGCTGAGCCCCGAGAGCCCCCACCAAACATCACCACAATCGCCCTGCCAATCGCCTTGCCGTCGATTCGGCGCGACGCCTCAAAACCAACACACTCTACCGTCTCATACGCGATCGGCACCGCCTAACAACGGTATCCTTCACCCCGCCTTCACGCCTTTCCGCCCCAGCGTCCGACTTTCCTTGAGGTCCGCAAAAGCCGGAAAGACCTCTCCTTCGAGACAGTTGACAAGAACCCGTACATCGCCAAGGAGTCCTCTGAAGCGGGCTCTCAATACCGCACCCGATAGTGGCAATTCTTTACCCGCCATGCCCGCGCCCTCTGTTATCGACGCTACAGGACAAGAGAACAACGCGCTCGGAGCCACAAGCCCTCTGACTGTGAGTCCTGAGAAGCGAAGTAGCCTCCACCTCGAAGCACCTGGATCTTCACCAACTGCATTTATCAAGTCCCTCGACGGTCACTACGAATTTCAAATGGCTCCCAACAACGGATCGTTGAAGCGCAGTGATGCGACTATGAATCTGGACCAGCCGAGCCAGGAAAGCCCAGTGGCTAAGCGTCGCAGCTTGCATGGAATCTCGGTGCTGGGTCAGAACGAGGACCAAAACGTCTTTGGCTCCAACACGACATCGTCGCAGAGCTTCTTTATCCACGAGGATGCATCCACAGAGTATGAGATTGCAGGCACTACTGGGTCGCCATTCCGGGACCCAGTCCCTTCCCCAACACCTACGAACAGCAATGTACCCAAGAggtcatcgtctttgcggaAGTCGACCCTGCAACAGAGATACGGGGAGCGGGGTTCTTGGGGCAGAAGGTCTGGCGAGCGACAGCTAGCTCAGATGAGCGCCGAATACTCCCCTGTACGAAGCCGCCCACGCCTCTCTCAGGACCAGTTTGTCCCTCCTGCTGTACCTCAGGAGAGTCCCTTTGCGTCCACAACACCAGCTTCGAAACCACCTACTTTTATCACCGATATTGACTACGAGTCTAACCCACCATCTACTACACCCACCTCACAACCGCCTAGTTTCGCAGGTGCTGATATGGGCTACGAGCCCACGCCTGTGTCAACTACGCCTATTTCGAAGCCCCCTATCTTCGCGGTCGACAAGGGACATCAGCCCCATCCTTTGTCCAAGACCTTGACGACATCATCTTCAGGCAACAGCCTCACCGAGGAGACGCCCATGTATGCTCCTGTTGCCAGGGTGCCAGCTAAATCTCACATCTTCTCACGCTCCTTGCCCCTCAACGCAACAAGGCCAACCCGTCCCAATGATATGGCCAGGGCCATGGCAACGCCCAGCCAGAACCATCTGTGGGTCGGTGCTTTTAACTCTACTGGTTTGATCTCCAAGGTCAACCGAAATCCCGAAGAGGATGCAGACAAGAAGATGGCACCTCCTGATACACCGTGCAAGAAGCACTCCAACCCTTTCGCCACTTTCCCTCCACCAGCCGGAAGTGCCATGAAGAAGAGGGTTAACAACCGAAATTCTTTTGGCGGAATTCCTTCAACACCGTTCAGCAATGGCGGCGTCCAAGGCACCAACTCTAACCCCTTCAGCAGGCCTGGTAAGGGAATGTCTATCTTTCAACGCAGTGCTTCTAGGGGTGCACGCCGCGGTAGCGTCCTTAGTCTTGATGGCGACGAGAACAATCTTTTTAATGACACGCTTGACTTCTCCACCCCAATGGAGGGCGACGCTCCTCCAACCCCGACCAAGAATACTCTTACTCCCAGCCTTAGCAAGGTTAGCGAGCACTCTTTTGAAAGCCCCCAGGACAACCACAGCCCAACGGCAAACCGTATCCTCCACGCCCCCACGCCCATCTTCGGCAACCCAATTCCTCGAGAAGCAACTT CGAGCCCTCTTGATGGACGAAGAACACCGCAAACACCTCGCGAGAGTTTGCTTCCTCTCGACACCAGCCGACTGTCAATTTCGCAGGCTGGCGACTCCTTTTCTGACAACATGGCGCCTCCCGTAACCCCAACAGCAGGTCGAGATTTGAGGTCCTCAACTAGCCTCCTTGTTACCCCCGTGAATATTCGCACTAGCAATGTTGACCTTGACGTGAGCTTGTCATCCCGATTTGAAAAGGTTGAGCAGATTGGAAAGGGAGAATTCTCACTTGTCTACCGAGTCACTCAAGTGGACCAACAGCAGATGACTTTTGATGACCTCATCGCAACTCCCTCAAAAAGCCCCGGAAAGGGAAAGGTATTTGCTGTGAAGAAGAGTAAGCAACCTTTCCAAGGACCCAGGGATCGGGAAACCAAGCTTCGAGAGGCGGAGATTCTCAAGGCCTTGAGCCACTCCGAGCATGTGGTACAGTACTTTGACAACTGGGAGCACAATTATCATCTGTACATCCAGACTGAGTACTGCGAGGAGGGCACCCTCGACAAGTTCTTGGGCAATGTTGGACGGGGAGGTCGACTGGATGACTTCCGCATCTTCAAGATCCTTCAGGACCTTTGCCTG GGTCTTAAGGACATCCACGACGCTGGCTTCATGCACTTGGACTTGAAGCCGGCAAACATCCTTGTCACCTTTGAAGGCGTTCTCAAGATCGCTGACTTTGGTCTCGCTCAATCATGCTCATCTGCTGAGGGTGTTGACGTTGAGGGCGATCGTGAGTACATGGCTCCCGAGATGCTCAAGGGAAAATCCTGCCAGTCTGCCGACGTCTTCTCTCTGGGCCTCATCATCCTTGAGACCGCAGCAAATGTAGTCCTCCCCGATAACGGACCTACTTGGATTGCTCTGCGTTCCGGGGATCTCTCTGAAGTACCCAGTCTGACCTGGAACCCTTCAATCGAAGTTCAACGAGATGCGACTGGTAACCCTACCGAGGGAATGGTCAGTGACGGGTTCGCTAGTGACAAGACCCATGACCCAAGCAACCTGTTTGGCTCCTACAAGCGATCGGAACTTCAACAACCTCCTGACTTTATGGTCAACCCCATGCACGTTAGCTCGCTCGATTCTATTGTGCGATGGATGACGGCACAGGAGCCCAGCGAACGGCCAACTGTGCACCAAGTCCTTCAACTAGAGGGTATGCAGTGGATCAGCCATCAGCGCGCTGCACCGGCTACTGTTTACGAAGGAAACTGGGGGCCAGCCGACATGTTCCCCATCTCCGAAATATCTATCGCAGAGGGCGGCGACAGCGACACAGAGATGACGGATGTCTAA